The following proteins come from a genomic window of Miscanthus floridulus cultivar M001 chromosome 2, ASM1932011v1, whole genome shotgun sequence:
- the LOC136539260 gene encoding synaptotagmin-1-like: MGVISTVLGFTGFGFGFSAGIVIGYFLFIYVQPADVKDVKVRPLVEYDSKSLEGILPEIPLWVKNPDYDRIDWLNRFLELMWPYLDKAICRTAQDIAKPIIAENTVKYKIDSVEFETFTLGSLPPTFQGMKVYVTEEQELIMEPCLKWAANPNVTVVIKAYGLKATVQIVDLQVFALPRITLKPLVPTFPCFAKILVSLMEKPHVDFGLKILGADVMAIPGLYRFVQETIKKQVAIMYLWPKTLEVPIMDPSKASKKPVGILLVKVVRAQNLRKKDLLGKSDPYVKLKMSDDKLPSKKTTVKRSNLNPEWNEDFKFVVTDPENQALEVNVFDWEQVGKHEKMGMNMVLLKDLPPEETKVTTLNLLKTMDPNDVQNEKSRGQLTLELTYKPFKEEDGEIEDPEGTNVIEKAPDGTPAGGGLLYVIVHEAKDLEGKHHTNPYAKIIFKGEEKKTKVIKKNRDPRWEDEFEFVCEEPPVNDKLHVEVLSKAPKKGLIYGKETLGYIDVSLADVISNKRINEKYHLIDSKNGQIQIELQWRTS, from the exons ATGGGTGTAATCAGCACTGTTCTTGGTTTCACCGGATTTGGCTTTGGGTTCTCAGCTGGCATTGTTATTGGGTACTTCCTTTTCATCTATGTCCAGCCAGCTGATGTCAAG GATGTCAAAGTTCGCCCTCTTGTGGAATATGATTCAAAGTCTTTGGAGGGCATCCTTCCTGAAATTCCATTGTGGGTCAAGAATCCCGACTATGATAGA ATTGATTGGCTGAACAGGTTTTTGGAATTGATGTGGCCTTATCTTGACAAG GCTATCTGCAGAACTGCACAGGATATCGCAAAACCAATTATTGCTGAGAATACTGTAAAGTATAAGATAGACTCTGTTGAGTTTGAAACATTTACTTTGGGTAGTCTACCACCCACCTTTCAAG GGATGAAAGTCTATGTCACAGAGGAGCAAGAGCTAATAATGGAACCATGTCTTAAATGGGCTGCAAATCCAAATGTCACTGTTGTTATAAAAGCTTATGGTTTGAAAGCTACTGTCCAG ATTGTTGATCTACAAGTCTTTGCATTACCTCGTATTACTCTGAAGCCATTAGTGCCTACATTTCCTTGCTTTGCAAAAATCCTTGTCTCGCTCATGGAGAAG CCACATGTTGACTTTGGGCTAAAAATTCTTGGAGCTGATGTAATGGCTATTCCTGGTCTTTACAGATTTGTTCAG GAGACCATCAAGAAGCAAGTGGCAATCATGTATTTGTGGCCGAAGACGCTAGAAGTACCTATAATGGACCCCTCAAA AGCATCAAAAAAGCCTGTCGGAATTCTACTTGTGAAGGTCGTAAGAGCCCAAAATTTGCGAAAGAAGGATCTGCTGGGTAAATCAGACCCATATGTGAAACTTAAAATGTCAGATGATAAGCTTCCATCCAAGAAGACTACTGTAAAGCGCAGCAATCTCAATCCAGAGTGGAATGAAGATTTTAAGTTTGTTGTGACTGATCCAGAAAACCAGGCTCTTGAAGTTAATGTCTTCGACTGGGAACAG GTTGGGAAACATGAAAAGATGGGAATGAACATGGTCCTACTGAAAGACCTCCCACCTGAGGAGACTAAAGTTACTACCCTCAACTTGCTTAAGACCATGGATCCAAATGATGTACAAAATGAGAAGTCTCGTGGCCAGCTTACTCTAGAGCTCACATACAAGCCTTtcaaggaagaagatggggagATAGAAGATCCAGAGGGTACCAATGTGATAGAAAAAGCTCCAGATGGTACTCCAGCTGGTGGTGGATTGCTATATGTTATTGTTCATGAAGCCAAAGATCTTGAGGGGAAGCACCATACAAACCCCTATGCAAAAATAATTTTCAAAGGCGAAGAGAAGAAAACAAAG GTCATCAAGAAGAATAGGGATCCACGATGGGAGGATGAATTTGAGTTTGTGTGTGAGGAGCCTCCTGTAAATGATAAACTACATGTTGAAGTCCTAAGTAAAGCCCCGAAGAAAGGGCTGATATATGGCAAG GaaactttgggttacattgatgTCAGCCTTGCAGACGTGATCAGTAACAAGAGAATTAATGAGAAGTACCATCTCATAGACTCAAAAAATGGTCAGATCCAAATTGAGCTGCAGTGGAGAACTTCCTAG